The window caattttatcatctaacaatattaataatcgagattcaaatcaattttatcATCTAACAATATTAACAATCGACTCGTCTGTACCTTCAAGTGTGTTAGAGTTGATCAGTCAACTAATCattttgtatataattttttttatcatttcatttattcagATAAAATATgctagatttttattttatttgtacttaaaaaaaatataatattttacaaataaataaaaaaactatgcataattcaaaataattgatCTATATCATTTACAAATGAATCTAAGTgtttgaatcaaaataaaggaaaacctaatatttgaagaaaaaaaaaacacatattaacataataaatataaaattagaacAATATTGGCATTTAAATTTTCAGTATTATgaacaattaataaaatataaataaataaaatcgaTAAAATAATCGAGAAaagaggaaataaaaaatccaataaaatgcGAATatcaaatgtaaaaaatatcttttcgATGATGAAGCGCCACCGTCCATCTCATAAGAAAAGGCTTTCGGATAAGATTTCCGGCAATAAAATTAAGTGAAGccaattaaaaaaaccaaGTCGCCATGAAAGCTCTGGTGTGTTCCTTCCGGCACGCTCTCGACCTCTCAAAGCCTCCGCCATGGAAACAGAGAAGCCGAATTGATGACTCAACAGCCACCAAGAATCTCAGAATTTTCACAAGAACATCCCGAGGCCAGATCCAACTAAACGCCAAGGGTTTCACAGGTTCTCCGGCAACAGCGAAAGACAGAGAAACCGCCGTGAAAAAACCTTCCGGCCAAAACAATAGcagaggcggcggcggcggcgacgaCGATGAAATTCCGGAGGCCGTAGCCAAGAGGATCATAACGAGAATCTTGGCTTTCGTTGGAGTTCCGATGGCGTTCGGCGTGACATTGGTGAAGATCTTGGAGGCGGTCCATGAGCAGAAACTTTGGCATGTTCCAATTTGGCTGCCGTTCTTGACGATTTTCTTGACATTTGGAGCTTCGACGATGGGAATCGCTTACGGGACGCTGTCGACGAGTTTGGATCCGGAGAAGGAAGGGACTCTGTTTGGATGGGATGAGGCGCAGAAGAATTGGGTTGAGATGTGGAAGGAGGAAGACGAAGCCAATCGTGGAGGAAACTAATTTGCTCTGTTTGGTTACGAAGATATCATATTCCGGACAAGTCTGCTCCGTTGAAATACCGGTAACGTAGACAAAACTGCATAAATGTCTATACCAAACGTCGTCGTATTATTACAATCATTAAAATGCAACTTACGCGCTGTTTCCTTCTCGAAAACGTCGCCGTATCGTTCTGGCATTGATTGGGAGAAAGAGTACTCTAGGGTAATCaatttaaacaatatattagaattaattaattgatataattttaaattcttgaattctcctattttctttacttatttagaaataattaatttataatttctagaatttttattttatttaagtaattttgAACGGATTTAAATAgaatcaatttaaattgatataattttaaattctcaaacattattaataaaaattgatatttttctttcaagaattcatcaaatttgaaatgtttgtttatttaatagagaatacatattttatatatatatatatatattagaactttaaattaagtaaTGGGATAATTAAATCCTTGCTAAGAAATAACACAAGAAGGAGGCTGTTCATATGGTTGAACCCAATAAGATGGAACATTATATCTGTAGTAGTTGAGAACCTCTTCAATTTTATCTTCGgccttctttttctcctcttcttttgGTGGCCCCACTGAGATTATTTGTGTTTGACGAAACCTTCTTAGTTTTCGCACCATGCATATTGGATCAACTTCCCCGATCactgtcattttcttttctttcatttccatGGAAATTGAACTCACCcctacccaaaaaaaaaaaatatatatatatatatatatatatatatatatctttaatataaattttattctccTTTTATTGctctaataattttaattgcaTTTTCTATCGGTGTGTTATATGGAAATTATaaacctaatttaaagaagaagaaaatatgaacttaatttaatcataaattattattattattataatactGTGTTATGAgttatttaactaaaataatatctaGTGATTAgtaaaaatgatttgaatctcCTACCTCGTATCAgaatttttaatctttcatttcatatatttttttaaactatattagtgatataattatga is drawn from Cucurbita pepo subsp. pepo cultivar mu-cu-16 chromosome LG09, ASM280686v2, whole genome shotgun sequence and contains these coding sequences:
- the LOC111801590 gene encoding uncharacterized protein PAM68-like, with amino-acid sequence MKALVCSFRHALDLSKPPPWKQRSRIDDSTATKNLRIFTRTSRGQIQLNAKGFTGSPATAKDRETAVKKPSGQNNSRGGGGGDDDEIPEAVAKRIITRILAFVGVPMAFGVTLVKILEAVHEQKLWHVPIWLPFLTIFLTFGASTMGIAYGTLSTSLDPEKEGTLFGWDEAQKNWVEMWKEEDEANRGGN